In the genome of Eggerthella sp. YY7918, one region contains:
- the tig gene encoding trigger factor produces METKVEALQDNRTKVTVTFDAKEVDARIKKTYKDFANKYNFPGFRKGKAPRPIIDNALGKDAVRASVTDDLVNDSYPLAIEDGKLFPLGKPEFDETDLVEGGKPYTFTFTVSVKPEFELSSYEPVEIELPAEGATEAEVDEQLEMFREHYYSLEDATAATKVKDDSHIELAMKATDDKGEEIPSLMTESRPYTLGTGLFPVEFDEQLVGLKKGQTATFSLDIPADPPVMLASLADKTAKIDFEVEVKAVKKKILPEITDEWVKETLGFENVEDMRTRMSESITQQKGAMLPRMKENAILVALAERLEGEVPESMRDEAEATLIQDFFQQLQSQNMSFDLYLAQQGMTPDQFKNDVKLQAADVAKQDLALDAWVRHFNMEATDEEVTEEFAKSGVDNPAALKTQWLQNGQLHMVREGVARAKAVRDLMDKAVVTEIDPSKKDEKKSAKKASPKKAAAKKDDADAPKKAAAKKPAAKKAAPKKAAAKDEEAAE; encoded by the coding sequence GTGGAAACAAAAGTTGAGGCATTGCAAGATAATCGCACAAAAGTGACCGTTACGTTCGATGCCAAAGAAGTCGATGCCCGCATTAAGAAGACGTATAAGGACTTCGCCAATAAGTACAATTTCCCTGGCTTTCGCAAGGGCAAGGCCCCGCGGCCGATCATCGATAACGCGCTGGGCAAAGATGCCGTGCGCGCGTCGGTGACTGACGACTTGGTCAACGACTCCTATCCTCTCGCTATCGAAGACGGCAAGCTGTTCCCGCTTGGAAAGCCCGAGTTTGACGAAACCGATCTTGTGGAGGGCGGCAAGCCTTACACCTTTACGTTCACGGTGAGCGTCAAGCCTGAGTTCGAGCTTTCCAGCTACGAACCCGTTGAAATCGAGCTGCCTGCCGAAGGTGCGACCGAGGCCGAGGTGGACGAGCAGCTGGAGATGTTCCGCGAGCATTACTACTCGCTCGAGGATGCTACTGCGGCCACAAAAGTGAAGGATGACAGTCATATCGAGCTGGCCATGAAGGCCACCGATGACAAGGGTGAAGAAATTCCTTCGCTCATGACGGAAAGCCGCCCCTACACGCTGGGCACGGGCCTGTTCCCGGTTGAGTTTGACGAGCAGCTGGTCGGCCTTAAGAAGGGCCAGACGGCTACGTTCTCTCTCGACATTCCGGCCGATCCTCCGGTTATGCTGGCATCGCTGGCCGACAAGACCGCCAAGATTGATTTCGAAGTGGAAGTCAAGGCTGTCAAGAAGAAGATTCTGCCCGAGATTACCGACGAATGGGTGAAAGAAACGCTCGGGTTTGAGAATGTGGAAGACATGCGTACGCGTATGTCTGAGTCCATCACGCAGCAAAAGGGCGCCATGTTGCCGCGCATGAAAGAAAATGCCATTCTTGTGGCGCTGGCAGAACGTCTTGAGGGCGAAGTGCCCGAGAGCATGCGCGACGAGGCCGAAGCGACGCTCATTCAGGACTTCTTCCAGCAGCTTCAGAGCCAGAACATGTCGTTTGACCTGTACCTTGCTCAGCAGGGTATGACTCCTGATCAGTTCAAGAACGATGTCAAGCTGCAGGCCGCCGATGTGGCCAAACAGGACTTGGCGCTTGATGCGTGGGTGCGCCACTTCAATATGGAGGCAACCGACGAGGAAGTGACCGAGGAATTTGCGAAGAGCGGTGTTGACAATCCCGCGGCGCTGAAGACTCAGTGGCTTCAGAACGGCCAGCTCCACATGGTGCGCGAAGGCGTTGCCCGTGCCAAGGCAGTGCGCGATCTGATGGACAAGGCAGTTGTGACCGAGATCGATCCGTCCAAGAAGGACGAAAAGAAGTCGGCGAAGAAGGCTTCCCCCAAGAAGGCTGCTGCAAAGAAGGACGACGCAGACGCGCCGAAGAAGGCCGCTGCGAAAAAACCTGCCGCAAAGAAAGCCGCTCCTAAGAAGGCGGCTGCCAAGGACGAGGAAGCCGCAGAGTAA
- the sstT gene encoding serine/threonine transporter SstT, with the protein METIKKIGKAWNSVSLIKRIIVGLILGAILGVAAPGIEVIELLGTLFVSALKGVAPVLVFFLVISALANAKTAGSMKIVVVLYIVSTFIAALVAVIASFLFPIELTLSAATVDQSSPTGIGEVLSTLIMNIVSNPVDALMNANYIGILAWAVVLGVALRAASTNTKDVFTSVSDAVSQVVRWIIALAPFGILGLVYTSVGENGLEIFTEYGQLLLVLVGCMLFIALVTNPLLVWLGIRKNPYPLVLRCLKDSGITAFFTRSSAANIPVNMELCRKLGLDKDNYSVSIPLGATINMAGAAVTISVMAMMAAHTMGVVIDLPTAVILSALAAVSACGASGVAGGSLLLIPLACSLFGISNDIAMQVVGIGFIIGVIQDSCETALNSSSDVLFTATAEYREWRKAGKEITFGKDSFSENEMA; encoded by the coding sequence ATGGAAACCATCAAGAAAATCGGCAAGGCGTGGAATTCGGTCAGCCTGATAAAACGCATCATTGTGGGCTTGATCCTTGGTGCGATACTGGGTGTGGCTGCCCCCGGCATCGAAGTGATTGAGCTTCTGGGAACGCTTTTTGTGTCGGCCTTGAAAGGCGTTGCGCCTGTTCTCGTGTTTTTCCTGGTCATCAGTGCGCTTGCGAATGCCAAAACCGCTGGATCGATGAAGATCGTCGTGGTGCTGTACATAGTAAGCACCTTTATCGCCGCGCTCGTGGCTGTGATCGCAAGCTTTCTGTTCCCCATCGAGCTCACGCTTTCTGCCGCGACAGTCGACCAGAGCTCGCCAACCGGCATCGGAGAAGTGCTGAGCACCCTCATCATGAACATTGTGTCGAATCCGGTGGACGCGCTCATGAACGCAAACTACATCGGCATCCTGGCGTGGGCCGTTGTGCTGGGCGTTGCCCTGCGTGCCGCAAGCACGAACACCAAAGATGTTTTCACGAGCGTTTCCGATGCCGTGTCGCAGGTGGTGCGCTGGATTATCGCGCTGGCCCCCTTTGGCATCTTGGGCTTGGTATACACCTCGGTCGGCGAAAACGGACTTGAGATATTCACCGAATATGGTCAGCTTTTGCTCGTACTGGTGGGCTGCATGCTGTTTATTGCCCTGGTCACAAACCCCCTTCTGGTATGGCTGGGCATTCGCAAAAATCCCTACCCGCTCGTGCTGCGCTGCCTGAAGGACAGCGGCATCACGGCGTTTTTCACGCGCAGCTCAGCTGCAAACATTCCCGTTAACATGGAGCTCTGCCGCAAGCTTGGCTTGGATAAAGACAATTACTCGGTGTCTATTCCACTTGGTGCGACCATCAATATGGCAGGCGCTGCGGTTACCATCTCGGTGATGGCAATGATGGCCGCTCACACCATGGGCGTTGTTATCGATCTGCCGACTGCTGTCATTTTGAGCGCCCTCGCCGCAGTTTCCGCCTGCGGAGCCTCGGGCGTGGCGGGTGGATCGCTGCTGCTCATTCCGCTGGCCTGCTCGCTCTTTGGCATCAGCAACGACATCGCCATGCAGGTTGTGGGCATCGGCTTTATCATCGGCGTGATTCAAGACTCGTGCGAAACCGCGCTCAATTCGTCCTCCGACGTGCTGTTTACGGCAACGGCCGAATATCGCGAATGGCGCAAAGCAGGCAAAGAAATCACGTTCGGCAAGGATTCCTTCAGCGAAAACGAAATGGCCTAA
- a CDS encoding DUF4230 domain-containing protein: protein MKKIVMAVVALALVAVGAFGAVAVQRALEPSVKLSSTSIQEQLSDCSELATAKLEYRGLVRYEQGDIDFINKKAFSMVYDADVRAGVDLAQADVQVNGREVKVSLPAPKLLGIEIDPNSLEFYDSAFALFNWENRQDTAEALKIAQTDAEAKVDQAGMLEEARQQAHTLVENLLAPFATGDNAYTIQVVDA from the coding sequence ATGAAGAAAATCGTCATGGCTGTTGTGGCGCTTGCGCTTGTGGCAGTGGGAGCGTTCGGGGCCGTTGCTGTTCAGCGCGCGCTTGAACCTAGTGTGAAGCTCTCGTCTACATCCATTCAAGAGCAGCTGAGCGATTGTAGCGAGTTGGCCACCGCCAAGCTTGAATATCGCGGGTTGGTGCGCTACGAACAGGGTGATATTGACTTCATCAATAAAAAGGCATTCTCGATGGTCTACGATGCCGATGTGCGCGCGGGTGTTGATCTTGCTCAGGCAGACGTGCAGGTAAACGGTCGCGAGGTGAAGGTGAGCCTGCCCGCGCCGAAACTTTTGGGTATTGAGATCGATCCGAACTCCCTTGAGTTCTATGACTCTGCGTTTGCGCTGTTTAACTGGGAAAATCGTCAGGATACCGCCGAGGCGCTTAAAATCGCGCAAACCGATGCCGAGGCTAAGGTCGATCAAGCGGGCATGCTGGAAGAAGCGCGCCAGCAGGCTCATACGCTTGTCGAGAACCTCCTGGCGCCCTTTGCAACAGGGGATAACGCCTACACCATCCAGGTGGTTGACGCCTAA
- a CDS encoding NYN domain-containing protein, producing the protein MDTKQSSEKRFALLIDADNVSSKYIKPIIDELSKYGTVTYKRIYGDWTLTLHSKWKDALLENSITPIQQFGYTQGKNATDSAMIIDAMDILYTRSVEGFCIVSSDSDFTRLASRIRESGLTVVGMGEKKTPVPFRKACDIFTTLELLLPSGGNGKNGRNKGKSEQGGQTSNAQNNTGPSIEEIEQAVVNIITDNQNNGKSTGLGEVGSRLLKRHPDFDVRSYGTNQLKKLLDEFESVVVTKDGSSVTVELAESVVAEEQPKVEAAPPAAPKRKPRRKSVQHVVKATSQPVEPEATPQPVEPEAVLNPTDAPAPADAGESPDRFIRQLVREAGAEGIALSEVGKRVRAKFRTFKLRDLGYTQLRSYVADIDDVEIEKRGKDFYARLAE; encoded by the coding sequence GTGGATACCAAGCAATCGTCTGAAAAACGCTTCGCTCTCCTAATCGACGCCGACAACGTGTCGTCGAAGTACATCAAACCCATCATCGACGAATTGTCGAAGTATGGCACCGTTACCTACAAGCGCATTTATGGCGATTGGACGCTCACCCTTCATTCCAAATGGAAAGATGCGCTGCTGGAAAATTCCATCACGCCCATTCAGCAATTCGGCTATACGCAGGGTAAAAACGCCACCGACTCGGCCATGATCATCGACGCCATGGACATTTTGTATACGCGCTCGGTGGAAGGCTTCTGCATTGTGTCGAGCGACAGTGACTTCACGCGGCTTGCCAGCCGTATCCGCGAGAGTGGCCTGACGGTCGTCGGCATGGGGGAGAAGAAGACGCCGGTGCCTTTCCGCAAAGCGTGCGACATTTTCACCACGCTTGAGCTTTTGTTGCCGAGTGGTGGCAACGGAAAGAATGGCCGCAATAAAGGCAAGTCCGAGCAGGGTGGTCAGACATCCAATGCTCAGAACAATACGGGTCCGTCGATCGAAGAGATCGAACAGGCCGTGGTGAACATTATTACCGACAATCAGAACAATGGTAAATCGACGGGATTGGGCGAGGTGGGCAGTCGTCTGCTCAAGCGCCATCCCGACTTCGATGTACGCAGTTATGGAACGAATCAGCTGAAGAAGTTGCTGGACGAGTTTGAGAGCGTCGTGGTGACGAAGGATGGCAGCTCGGTAACAGTGGAATTGGCTGAATCGGTGGTTGCCGAAGAGCAGCCGAAAGTGGAAGCGGCACCTCCCGCTGCGCCGAAGCGTAAGCCTCGTCGCAAGTCTGTTCAGCATGTGGTAAAGGCCACGTCACAGCCTGTGGAGCCTGAGGCAACGCCGCAGCCTGTAGAGCCTGAAGCTGTGTTGAATCCGACGGATGCTCCTGCTCCCGCAGATGCGGGGGAATCCCCCGATCGTTTCATCCGTCAATTGGTGCGCGAGGCGGGCGCGGAGGGTATCGCGCTTTCCGAAGTCGGCAAGCGTGTGCGCGCGAAATTCCGGACGTTCAAACTGCGCGATTTGGGGTATACCCAATTGCGCTCCTATGTGGCCGATATCGACGATGTCGAAATCGAAAAGCGCGGCAAAGACTTTTACGCTCGTCTAGCAGAATAG